In Kangiella koreensis DSM 16069, a single window of DNA contains:
- a CDS encoding sensor domain-containing diguanylate cyclase → MAALIGSIGLYIETHNPAFFINSLIEILVLYLLSRRGWVLLIADIVYWLLIGIPITYGFVTVFYGISSSDFIQVIMLKQLLNGVIVVSAASLLLPFIPRRWSNLEVKVKLPKLSYRIFELSMISIVLPSLVITLILSNNAAKIAEEQVSELLGVQAEHYAEITNNHLTFHQRMVDNLANTFSWQIYDSNHKLELLLDSHSQYPDVFSMLITDHTGFVTHGAPEDFEKTLRELPREEKMVDDRLYYQVPLSRNTHYISDVFQARGYGNDPIVAITAPYYESDAFAGIVQATLNLANFKKFESGSEALDVLVVVTDAKKQLVYASDALGLERLTEFKVEEVEQVYTETLPLLALNDSFYLYKKSITDSGWRIFTLSTPDTLIDAYRSDFYRLIVSLLIIASIVLLVTRRFSKQITRPLENIVKHFAANDPIPQKSRSVYSSAEIESVRDQLQQAQFFMLEYQRTLQQQVEEKTKELREANEKLAVVSVQDELTQIYNRRGFNQNAKNAFAVSIRHATPVTLAILDIDHFKNVNDQWGHSAGDQCIIMVAEEMKKRFKRDSDFVARYGGEEFVVFIAGGDVDVHKRMLEELRTNIANHEVYYEDTIISITVSIGAYSIVEDLNISYDKLVSNADKLLYQSKENGRNQLTMEKQ, encoded by the coding sequence TTGGCGGCTTTAATAGGCTCAATAGGTCTTTATATTGAGACTCATAACCCCGCCTTTTTCATCAATTCATTAATTGAAATCCTGGTTTTATACTTACTGAGTCGCAGAGGTTGGGTGTTGCTGATTGCAGACATCGTCTATTGGTTGCTGATCGGTATTCCAATTACCTATGGATTTGTAACCGTTTTTTATGGCATATCATCCAGTGACTTTATCCAGGTCATCATGTTGAAGCAGCTGCTGAACGGAGTGATAGTGGTATCGGCAGCTTCACTACTTTTACCATTCATACCGCGTCGCTGGAGTAATCTGGAAGTTAAAGTCAAGCTGCCAAAGCTATCATACCGGATATTCGAGTTGTCGATGATTAGCATTGTCTTACCATCGTTGGTGATAACTTTAATTCTGTCTAACAATGCGGCTAAGATTGCAGAGGAACAGGTTAGTGAATTGTTGGGAGTACAAGCAGAGCATTACGCTGAAATTACCAATAACCATTTAACATTTCATCAGAGGATGGTTGATAACTTGGCCAACACATTCAGCTGGCAAATCTATGACAGTAACCACAAACTAGAATTATTATTGGACTCGCATAGCCAGTATCCAGATGTATTCTCTATGCTGATAACCGATCATACTGGGTTTGTAACCCATGGAGCCCCTGAAGACTTTGAGAAAACATTGAGGGAGTTGCCAAGAGAAGAAAAGATGGTTGATGATAGACTTTATTATCAAGTACCTCTTTCGAGGAATACTCATTATATATCGGATGTGTTCCAGGCAAGAGGCTACGGTAATGACCCTATAGTGGCAATTACCGCTCCTTATTATGAAAGCGATGCATTTGCAGGGATTGTGCAGGCGACCTTGAACTTAGCAAACTTTAAAAAATTCGAAAGTGGTTCAGAAGCACTTGATGTTTTAGTGGTTGTTACTGATGCGAAGAAGCAATTGGTTTACGCCTCTGATGCTTTAGGACTTGAGCGGTTAACCGAGTTTAAGGTGGAAGAGGTAGAGCAGGTATATACCGAAACACTTCCTCTATTAGCATTAAATGATAGTTTTTATTTATACAAAAAAAGCATTACGGACAGTGGTTGGAGAATTTTTACATTAAGTACTCCGGATACATTGATTGATGCCTATAGAAGTGATTTTTATCGCTTGATTGTTAGCTTGTTGATCATTGCTTCTATTGTCTTGCTGGTAACTAGAAGGTTCTCCAAACAAATTACTCGACCATTAGAAAATATTGTAAAGCATTTTGCCGCAAACGATCCTATACCTCAAAAGTCACGCTCTGTTTACAGTAGCGCAGAAATTGAATCAGTTCGGGATCAGTTGCAGCAGGCGCAGTTCTTTATGTTGGAATATCAAAGAACCTTACAGCAACAAGTTGAGGAAAAAACAAAGGAGCTTCGCGAAGCAAATGAAAAGTTAGCAGTGGTTAGTGTGCAGGATGAGTTAACTCAGATTTATAACCGCCGCGGCTTCAATCAGAATGCTAAAAATGCTTTTGCAGTGTCGATACGCCACGCTACTCCTGTAACGTTAGCGATACTCGACATTGATCATTTTAAGAATGTGAATGACCAGTGGGGGCATAGCGCTGGTGATCAATGCATTATTATGGTTGCGGAGGAAATGAAAAAGCGATTCAAGCGCGATTCTGATTTTGTAGCGCGTTATGGTGGTGAAGAGTTTGTAGTATTTATTGCTGGCGGAGATGTGGATGTTCATAAAAGAATGCTTGAAGAGCTGAGGACTAACATTGCCAACCATGAAGTCTACTATGAAGACACAATTATTTCGATCACAGTGAGCATTGGTGCATACAGTATCGTCGAAGATTTAAATATTAGTTATGATAAGCTAGTCTCTAACGCGGACAAACTTCTATACCAAAGTAAGGAAAATGGTCGAAATCAATTGACCATGGAAAAGCAGTAG
- a CDS encoding class I SAM-dependent methyltransferase, whose protein sequence is MQHWTDYWKNTNALNSFSEGKQGQGYQKDIADFWENQFKQITPSGTVVDLGTGNGAVAVLAWLFSKNNQLDWNVIGIDAANIDPRKLNLEDKLIKRSLNNIEFIANTPIETAPFQAGSIDAFISQFAFEYSDLKKSLQHCFNCLKPGGIISIISHHPKSHISYDSLIGEKVIRYILEESPAFMQTDLLLDIALQQTQAGQMHNWTKNPHKQVINTTLHWIFAQLTDKYSADADAEYWCKLTIGQIVNILKQVGTIDPLQLKRHLQQLYHNLVSHRLRLQDQNNACLSETRLEQIEEHCKTNGISLKVEEFYIEGKLFAFHLIMQK, encoded by the coding sequence ATGCAACATTGGACAGATTACTGGAAAAATACTAATGCTTTAAACAGTTTTTCGGAAGGAAAACAGGGGCAAGGCTATCAAAAGGATATTGCTGACTTTTGGGAGAATCAATTCAAACAAATAACCCCAAGTGGTACAGTTGTGGACTTAGGGACCGGTAACGGTGCTGTTGCTGTATTAGCTTGGCTATTCTCCAAAAACAACCAACTAGACTGGAATGTAATTGGAATTGATGCTGCCAATATTGATCCTCGCAAGCTAAATCTAGAAGATAAACTTATTAAACGAAGTTTAAACAACATTGAATTTATAGCGAACACTCCGATCGAAACAGCACCCTTTCAAGCTGGAAGTATTGATGCTTTTATTTCTCAATTCGCTTTTGAATATTCAGATTTAAAAAAATCTCTTCAGCATTGCTTCAACTGTCTAAAACCCGGGGGTATAATTTCAATAATATCTCATCATCCAAAATCCCATATATCATATGACAGCTTAATTGGTGAGAAAGTTATAAGGTACATTCTCGAAGAATCACCAGCCTTCATGCAAACTGATCTGTTATTAGATATTGCTCTCCAACAAACCCAAGCCGGGCAGATGCATAATTGGACCAAAAACCCTCACAAGCAAGTTATAAATACGACTCTTCACTGGATCTTTGCACAATTAACTGATAAATATAGCGCAGACGCCGATGCGGAATATTGGTGCAAATTAACCATTGGCCAAATTGTAAATATCCTAAAACAGGTTGGTACAATTGATCCTCTTCAATTAAAGAGACACCTTCAACAGCTTTATCACAACCTTGTATCTCATAGGTTAAGACTCCAAGATCAAAACAATGCCTGCCTTTCAGAAACGCGACTCGAACAAATAGAGGAGCACTGCAAGACGAACGGGATATCTTTAAAAGTTGAAGAGTTTTATATTGAGGGTAAGCTATTTGCTTTTCATTTAATTATGCAAAAATAG
- a CDS encoding tetratricopeptide repeat-containing sulfotransferase family protein: MQQYLPSANQLIQKVHFLINSNQLGEAWDLCLQLIKMFPKFADAWMTKSFIADKVGRYDEALVAINKAIRLEPGQLRFKLHKVLLLERMGELKKSLRLSVELKENNIKDKRFFMTLASFFNRHQKYKELEACYRKALELDPNNPEIMLALANAVLFIGDLDEANHLATKALRGNEFDCEVHFFRSSLKKMSQSRNNIEELKALTNKTIQDPVTKAKGFYALAKELEDCESYEESFKARERGAEIFRKSLKYDFRDDIDSLIALRETYSEEVIKALSKSQKQSNESKEAIFVVGLPRTGTTLLERIVSSHGKVSSAGELPHFIRFMSAGVEKLKLNPDFSRSEMVPESTHLDFHELGEKYLTTCRAVGHKTKCFVDKFPHNAVYAGLIHLALPQSKILILERHPLDVCYSVYKQLFTDIYQFSYDLEELAEYYYQHQLLMSHWEKVLPGVVKTVRYEDLVNNLEVTARSVIEFCGLDWEESCLDFHENKQPTATASASQVRQKVYSSSIGMWKNYRNELQPLISKLEAYGSLEGWEY; the protein is encoded by the coding sequence ATGCAACAATATTTACCCTCGGCAAATCAACTCATTCAAAAGGTACATTTCTTAATAAACTCGAATCAGCTGGGAGAGGCTTGGGATTTATGTCTACAGTTAATCAAAATGTTTCCTAAGTTTGCTGATGCATGGATGACAAAATCATTCATCGCAGATAAAGTTGGACGTTATGACGAAGCATTAGTTGCTATTAATAAGGCTATTAGATTAGAACCTGGGCAGTTGCGCTTTAAGCTCCACAAAGTTTTGCTACTTGAAAGAATGGGAGAGCTGAAAAAATCCTTAAGATTATCTGTGGAACTTAAAGAAAATAATATAAAAGATAAGAGGTTTTTTATGACTTTGGCCTCTTTTTTTAATAGACACCAAAAGTATAAAGAGCTAGAAGCGTGTTACAGAAAAGCCTTGGAGTTAGATCCCAATAATCCTGAGATAATGCTAGCACTGGCCAATGCTGTGCTCTTTATTGGAGATTTAGATGAGGCTAATCACTTAGCAACTAAGGCGCTCAGGGGTAATGAGTTTGATTGTGAGGTGCATTTTTTTCGTAGTAGCCTAAAGAAAATGAGTCAATCAAGGAATAATATAGAAGAGCTAAAGGCATTAACAAATAAGACTATTCAAGACCCAGTAACAAAAGCCAAAGGTTTTTACGCATTGGCAAAAGAGCTAGAAGATTGTGAGAGTTATGAAGAAAGCTTCAAAGCAAGAGAGAGAGGGGCGGAGATATTCAGGAAAAGTCTGAAATATGACTTCAGAGATGACATTGATTCATTGATTGCTTTGCGCGAAACATATAGTGAAGAAGTCATAAAAGCGCTATCAAAAAGCCAGAAGCAGAGTAATGAATCTAAAGAAGCGATCTTTGTCGTTGGTTTGCCTAGAACGGGAACAACGTTACTAGAAAGAATTGTGAGTAGTCACGGTAAAGTGTCCTCAGCTGGCGAGTTACCTCATTTTATACGTTTTATGAGCGCAGGTGTGGAAAAATTAAAGCTAAATCCGGACTTTTCCCGGAGTGAAATGGTTCCAGAGTCCACCCATTTAGATTTTCATGAGTTAGGAGAGAAATACTTAACTACTTGTCGAGCGGTTGGCCACAAAACTAAATGTTTTGTAGATAAATTCCCGCACAACGCAGTGTATGCTGGTCTTATCCATTTAGCATTGCCTCAATCAAAAATATTAATACTAGAAAGGCATCCGCTTGATGTATGTTACTCCGTTTATAAGCAATTATTTACTGATATCTATCAGTTCTCATATGATTTAGAGGAATTAGCTGAATATTATTATCAGCATCAGTTATTAATGTCTCATTGGGAAAAAGTTCTGCCTGGGGTTGTAAAAACGGTTAGATATGAAGACCTAGTTAATAATCTTGAGGTTACTGCTAGAAGCGTTATTGAATTTTGTGGGCTTGACTGGGAAGAATCTTGTCTAGATTTCCATGAAAATAAACAGCCAACAGCGACAGCAAGTGCCAGTCAAGTTAGGCAGAAAGTATACTCAAGTTCAATTGGGATGTGGAAGAACTATCGAAATGAGTTACAACCCTTAATTAGTAAGCTTGAAGCTTATGGCAGCCTTGAAGGTTGGGAATACTGA
- the glnA gene encoding glutamate--ammonia ligase, translating into MSVENVLKMIEEMDVKFVDLRFTDTKGKEQHVTIPARLVDEEMLTEGKMFDGSSIAGWKGINESDMVLMPDAESAVMDPFFEDTTLNLRCDILEPSTMTGYDRDPRSVARRAEEYLKSTGIADTAYFGPEPEFFMFEDVRFKTDMSGSFVKIDDPEAAWNSDKTYEGGNYAHRPRVKGGYFPVPPVDSSQDIRSQMCLVMEQMGLRIEAHHHEVATGGQNEIATEFNTLMKKADEVQILKYVIHNVAHAYGKTATFMPKPIVGDNGTGMHVHMSLAKDGKNLFAGDKYAGLSEEALYYVGGIIKHARALNAITNPSTNSFKRLVPGFEAPVMLAYSAKNRSASIRIPHVTSAKARRIEVRFPDPMANPYLAFTALMMAGLDGIQNKIHPGDAMDKDLYDLPAEEAKAIPTVAKSLEQALDALDADREFLTRGGVFSDDMLDAYIDLKRADIERLNMTTHPIEFDMYYSL; encoded by the coding sequence ATGTCAGTTGAAAACGTTCTTAAAATGATTGAAGAAATGGATGTTAAGTTTGTCGACCTTCGCTTTACCGATACAAAAGGTAAAGAACAGCACGTCACGATTCCTGCGCGCTTAGTTGATGAGGAAATGCTTACCGAGGGCAAGATGTTTGACGGCTCTTCAATTGCCGGCTGGAAAGGCATTAATGAGTCGGACATGGTGTTAATGCCAGACGCTGAATCTGCGGTTATGGATCCTTTCTTTGAAGATACTACGCTAAATTTGCGTTGTGATATTTTAGAACCGTCAACCATGACTGGTTACGATCGTGACCCACGTTCTGTTGCACGTCGCGCAGAAGAATACTTAAAATCAACGGGTATCGCTGATACTGCATACTTTGGCCCAGAGCCAGAGTTCTTCATGTTTGAAGATGTGCGTTTTAAAACAGACATGAGTGGTTCATTTGTTAAAATCGACGATCCAGAAGCGGCATGGAACTCTGACAAAACTTACGAAGGCGGTAACTATGCTCACCGTCCGCGTGTAAAGGGTGGTTATTTCCCAGTACCTCCAGTCGACTCATCACAAGATATTCGTTCGCAAATGTGTTTAGTGATGGAGCAAATGGGTTTGCGAATTGAAGCGCACCACCATGAAGTGGCAACTGGTGGTCAAAACGAAATCGCGACTGAATTTAATACGCTAATGAAAAAGGCTGACGAAGTTCAGATCCTTAAATATGTGATTCATAACGTTGCGCATGCCTATGGCAAAACAGCCACTTTCATGCCAAAGCCAATCGTTGGTGATAATGGTACCGGAATGCACGTTCATATGTCTTTGGCTAAAGATGGCAAGAACCTTTTTGCTGGTGACAAATACGCTGGTCTTTCTGAAGAAGCATTGTATTACGTTGGTGGCATTATTAAGCATGCTCGCGCGCTTAATGCGATTACCAACCCATCAACTAACTCCTTCAAGCGCCTGGTTCCTGGTTTCGAAGCTCCGGTTATGTTGGCTTACTCAGCCAAAAACCGCTCAGCATCAATTCGTATTCCGCATGTAACCAGCGCTAAAGCTCGTCGTATCGAAGTTCGCTTCCCTGACCCTATGGCTAACCCATATCTGGCATTTACTGCACTAATGATGGCGGGCTTAGACGGTATTCAAAACAAGATTCATCCTGGAGATGCTATGGATAAAGACTTGTATGATTTACCAGCAGAGGAAGCAAAAGCTATTCCAACCGTAGCTAAATCATTAGAGCAAGCACTTGATGCACTTGATGCAGACCGTGAGTTCTTAACTCGCGGCGGCGTCTTCTCCGATGACATGTTAGATGCATATATTGATCTGAAACGTGCTGATATCGAGCGTTTGAACATGACAACTCATCCAATTGAGTTTGATATGTACTACAGCTTGTAA
- a CDS encoding sulfurtransferase TusA family protein: protein MSTNHKLDCSNLLCPMPVIKTQNALKELNEGDILEVTCTDPGTLSDIPTWCRINQQEVLETIEHDRTIIFTIKKTAN, encoded by the coding sequence ATGAGCACAAACCATAAGCTAGATTGCTCAAACCTGTTGTGTCCAATGCCGGTTATAAAAACGCAAAACGCACTAAAAGAATTAAACGAGGGAGATATACTGGAGGTCACCTGCACCGACCCAGGTACATTAAGCGATATCCCCACCTGGTGCCGTATTAACCAACAAGAAGTATTAGAAACCATTGAACATGACAGAACAATCATCTTCACGATAAAAAAAACCGCTAATTAG
- a CDS encoding TonB-dependent receptor plug domain-containing protein, giving the protein MTNKTMIAKAVKYALYSGFAASMAVAAPATFAAEEEADDAETVVVTGSRLKRTDVEGANPVTVITREQIELSGEISAAELLRNTTFNTTGSFRPQSGSSAQGVAMIDLRGIGSSRSLVLVDGRRLTMSPSTGSSQDLNSIPMGAIERVEILTDGASAIYGSDAIGGVVNVITRKDYNGAEISLQKAEPSVPAEGGEREAGSLVFGSSNDTTSLLGGVSWNKREIVFQRDFPWTQPALSRYGNNWRRSDFSNPYQAIPGGCEGENYVEIGDFCGYNFNATNANEASTTNESLYLKASHMINDDWQLYSNATVAKNQSFGRYAPIPDTNYFQGYAISSDSYNNPTNPDAWMYDTVNNPNAVAYDAARVGAQTDVHMFHRFAALGNRDNTVDNENVDFLVGATGFVGDVELDFNMRRVRNKSYDYGNGYLAAQIAWNFVNEFNPGYDSGGVFVGESEYYGYDIQNPFDNPANVLSGSAITILRVSDFNFDEVAASAAFDLGELDGGAIQMFVGADRREEYYSDQYDAQSEAGQVGGSAGNSAGGGRDVNAMYFETLLPFTEDFELSVAGRFDDYSDYGNDFSPKVSMRYQPMEELTLRASYGEGFRAPTLDILTQLTSFSADAVRDPATCLAQNLPANCETQINAYRIANPDLESEQSKQYAFGLAYQPTDWVNFTLDYYDIQIDNRIAFFSSGNLLAREDAGDPIPPGLGVTRRQDGSIAEILTGYGNEGDLETNGVDMNTRFNFDFEDAGRLASNFQVSWIHDYSVDGGRNLTRDPGVPQWRAALQNVYNINDFTIAWNVNAIGSQYIDVESISGGRVGRTGNWGTWTTHDLQVSYNTSWDGQISVGAQNVFEKLPRLEPFDNRDYNYYLYNGYGRVAYVRYTQTF; this is encoded by the coding sequence ATGACTAACAAGACAATGATAGCTAAAGCAGTTAAGTACGCTTTATATAGCGGCTTCGCAGCTTCAATGGCTGTTGCTGCGCCAGCTACTTTCGCTGCAGAAGAAGAAGCTGACGACGCAGAAACGGTTGTTGTAACAGGTTCTCGTTTAAAAAGAACTGACGTTGAAGGTGCAAACCCAGTTACTGTAATTACTCGTGAGCAAATCGAACTTTCTGGTGAGATTTCAGCAGCCGAATTACTTCGTAACACAACTTTTAATACAACAGGTTCATTCCGTCCACAGTCTGGTTCTTCAGCGCAGGGTGTTGCGATGATTGACCTACGTGGTATTGGTTCATCTCGTTCATTAGTATTGGTTGATGGCCGTCGTTTGACTATGTCACCATCAACTGGTTCTAGCCAGGATTTGAACTCAATCCCAATGGGCGCAATTGAGCGTGTTGAGATTTTGACTGATGGTGCATCAGCGATCTACGGTTCTGATGCAATCGGTGGTGTTGTCAACGTAATCACTCGTAAAGATTACAATGGCGCAGAAATTAGTTTGCAAAAAGCTGAGCCAAGCGTTCCAGCAGAAGGTGGTGAGCGTGAAGCAGGTAGTTTGGTCTTCGGTTCATCGAACGATACAACTAGCTTGCTAGGTGGTGTTTCTTGGAACAAGCGTGAAATTGTTTTCCAGCGTGATTTCCCATGGACTCAGCCAGCATTATCTAGGTATGGTAATAACTGGAGAAGATCTGACTTTTCTAACCCTTACCAAGCGATACCTGGCGGTTGTGAAGGCGAAAACTACGTTGAAATTGGTGACTTCTGTGGTTATAACTTCAATGCGACCAACGCAAATGAAGCTTCAACTACGAATGAATCTTTATATTTGAAAGCAAGCCACATGATTAATGATGATTGGCAGTTGTACTCAAACGCAACTGTTGCTAAGAACCAATCATTTGGCCGTTATGCACCAATCCCTGATACTAACTATTTCCAAGGCTATGCAATTAGTAGCGATAGTTACAACAACCCGACTAACCCAGATGCTTGGATGTATGACACTGTTAACAACCCAAATGCGGTTGCATACGATGCGGCTAGAGTCGGTGCGCAGACAGATGTTCACATGTTCCACCGTTTTGCAGCATTAGGTAACCGTGATAATACAGTAGACAACGAAAATGTTGACTTCTTAGTAGGTGCTACGGGTTTTGTCGGCGATGTAGAGTTAGATTTCAATATGCGTCGTGTTCGCAATAAGTCATATGATTATGGTAATGGCTATTTAGCGGCACAAATTGCCTGGAATTTCGTAAACGAGTTTAACCCTGGTTACGATTCAGGTGGTGTTTTCGTGGGTGAAAGCGAATACTACGGTTATGACATTCAAAACCCATTTGACAACCCTGCTAATGTGCTAAGCGGTTCAGCTATTACAATTCTACGTGTAAGTGACTTCAACTTTGATGAAGTTGCAGCTTCTGCAGCATTTGATCTAGGTGAGCTAGATGGTGGCGCTATTCAGATGTTTGTTGGTGCTGATCGTCGTGAAGAGTACTACTCTGACCAATATGACGCGCAATCAGAGGCTGGTCAGGTTGGTGGTTCAGCAGGTAACTCTGCAGGCGGTGGCCGTGACGTAAATGCAATGTACTTCGAAACGTTGCTTCCATTTACTGAAGACTTCGAGCTATCTGTTGCAGGCCGTTTCGATGACTACTCAGATTACGGTAACGATTTCTCTCCAAAGGTATCTATGCGTTATCAGCCAATGGAAGAGCTAACCTTGCGTGCGTCGTATGGTGAAGGTTTCCGCGCTCCAACACTGGATATCTTGACTCAGCTGACATCATTCTCAGCTGATGCTGTGAGAGATCCTGCAACATGTTTGGCTCAAAACTTACCAGCAAATTGTGAAACTCAAATTAATGCATACCGTATTGCTAACCCTGACCTAGAGTCTGAGCAGTCTAAGCAATATGCATTCGGTTTGGCTTATCAGCCTACTGATTGGGTTAACTTCACTTTAGATTACTACGATATTCAAATCGATAATCGTATTGCATTCTTTAGTTCTGGTAACTTGTTAGCACGTGAAGATGCCGGTGATCCAATTCCTCCAGGTTTGGGTGTAACTCGTCGACAAGATGGTTCAATTGCTGAAATCCTAACTGGTTATGGTAACGAGGGTGACCTTGAGACTAATGGTGTGGATATGAACACTCGCTTCAACTTTGATTTCGAAGATGCGGGTCGTTTGGCTTCAAACTTCCAGGTTTCTTGGATTCATGACTACAGCGTAGACGGTGGTCGTAACTTAACTCGTGACCCAGGTGTTCCACAATGGCGTGCAGCGTTGCAAAACGTGTATAACATTAATGACTTCACTATTGCATGGAACGTGAATGCAATCGGTAGTCAATATATTGATGTAGAAAGCATTTCAGGTGGACGTGTTGGACGTACAGGCAACTGGGGTACATGGACTACTCATGATCTTCAAGTTAGCTATAACACTTCATGGGATGGTCAAATCTCAGTGGGTGCTCAAAACGTATTTGAAAAACTTCCACGTTTAGAGCCATTCGATAACCGTGACTACAACTACTACTTGTATAACGGCTATGGTCGTGTAGCTTACGTTCGTTATACTCAAACTTTCTAA
- a CDS encoding tRNA (5-methylaminomethyl-2-thiouridylate)-methyltransferase produces MTQANSAQNSTTAPQKQRKAVALISGGLDSLLAAKVIQEQGIHVEGINFYTGFCVEGHTHAIRKKDKDKQKRNNSLWVAEQLGIKLHIIDISEEYKDIVLNPKHGYGANLNPCLDCKIFMVNQAQAWAWAEENGFDFIITGEVIGQRPKSQRKETMPIIARESGADDRLLRPLCAKNLMPTLPEREGWVDREQLYGFSGRSRKPQFELAKQFGFEDFAQPAGGCCFLTDANYSAKLADLWEARGERRYELDDIMLLKVGRHIRPKPNFKLIVSREEGENNFLTGYKKQFTSIHTVSHGGPLTLLDGAFDKEDIKLAAQITARYSGGKSAESVTVQVENYNGTSYVMDVPPMAAHEVKEEWHV; encoded by the coding sequence ATGACTCAAGCTAACTCTGCACAAAACTCGACTACAGCCCCACAAAAACAGCGTAAAGCCGTTGCCTTAATATCCGGCGGCCTGGACTCTTTGCTTGCTGCAAAAGTGATCCAAGAACAAGGTATTCACGTTGAGGGCATTAATTTCTATACAGGCTTTTGTGTCGAGGGCCATACCCACGCCATTCGCAAAAAAGACAAAGATAAGCAGAAACGGAATAACTCATTGTGGGTTGCAGAACAGCTTGGCATAAAACTCCATATCATTGATATCTCGGAGGAATATAAAGATATAGTGCTCAACCCAAAACATGGCTATGGCGCCAACCTCAATCCGTGCCTGGATTGTAAGATCTTTATGGTCAATCAAGCTCAAGCTTGGGCCTGGGCCGAAGAGAATGGCTTTGATTTCATAATCACAGGCGAAGTGATCGGTCAGCGCCCCAAGTCACAGCGCAAAGAAACAATGCCCATTATTGCTCGCGAATCCGGCGCAGATGACCGACTGTTACGCCCTCTGTGTGCAAAAAATCTGATGCCTACTCTCCCCGAGCGTGAAGGATGGGTTGATCGTGAACAACTCTATGGTTTCTCTGGGCGTAGCCGAAAACCTCAATTTGAATTAGCAAAACAATTTGGTTTCGAGGATTTTGCACAACCAGCCGGTGGCTGCTGCTTCTTAACCGATGCAAATTACTCTGCCAAACTTGCCGATCTCTGGGAAGCGCGTGGTGAAAGACGTTACGAACTGGACGATATTATGCTATTAAAAGTTGGACGCCATATCCGCCCCAAACCAAACTTCAAGCTTATTGTTAGCCGCGAAGAAGGGGAAAATAACTTCTTAACCGGTTATAAAAAACAATTTACCAGCATCCACACCGTCAGCCATGGTGGACCCTTGACCTTACTTGACGGCGCTTTTGACAAAGAGGACATTAAGTTGGCAGCACAAATAACAGCGCGCTACTCTGGTGGTAAAAGCGCTGAATCGGTAACCGTTCAGGTAGAAAACTATAATGGCACTTCATATGTCATGGATGTCCCGCCAATGGCAGCGCATGAAGTCAAAGAGGAATGGCACGTATGA
- a CDS encoding TIGR02466 family protein produces MNILKNEIIPMFSVPLGVAHNPDHNELNNELAKLFRHKAANSEIDQHGFVTKNKEVFESSFDLFNWKDDCVQELQRFCWAQLYQFIGTLNQYDMDTLRKLHIASESWYHITKKGGYFGIHNHPMASWSGVYCVKAGDKMNDDPDSGGLNFISPHISTTSFIDKACTNLGGQFSRGNKLVQLQEGQLVLFPSWLLHEVKPYFGESDRITVAFNCWFKYSG; encoded by the coding sequence ATGAATATACTAAAAAATGAAATTATACCAATGTTCTCTGTTCCATTGGGGGTGGCTCATAATCCAGATCATAACGAGTTGAACAATGAACTGGCTAAACTGTTCCGGCATAAAGCAGCTAACAGTGAGATAGATCAACATGGTTTTGTTACTAAAAACAAGGAGGTATTTGAAAGTTCTTTTGATTTGTTTAATTGGAAAGATGATTGCGTACAAGAGCTACAAAGATTCTGCTGGGCGCAACTATATCAATTTATAGGTACATTAAATCAGTATGATATGGATACTCTTCGCAAGTTACATATCGCTAGCGAGAGTTGGTATCATATTACAAAGAAAGGAGGATACTTTGGTATTCATAACCACCCTATGGCTTCTTGGTCCGGAGTGTATTGCGTAAAGGCTGGAGATAAAATGAATGATGACCCCGATAGTGGTGGTCTAAATTTTATTTCACCACATATTAGTACGACGAGTTTTATCGATAAGGCCTGTACAAATTTAGGAGGGCAATTTAGTAGGGGGAACAAGCTCGTTCAATTACAGGAAGGGCAGTTGGTATTATTTCCATCATGGTTGTTGCACGAGGTAAAGCCTTACTTTGGTGAGTCAGATAGAATCACCGTAGCTTTTAATTGCTGGTTTAAATATTCTGGCTAG